The following nucleotide sequence is from Streptomyces sp. NBC_00237.
CGCTCGGCCGCGCGCAGGGCGTCGCCGCCGGAGTGGGCCACGCCGACCACCGTAAAACCGTCCATCGCGGACACGCAGCGGCTGTGGACCTTCGCCACCATGAAGTCGTCGTCCACGACCAGCACATTCGTCACCCGGCGAAGGCTAGGCGCGCGACCACAAGGACCACAACGTCCGTTGGTTCCGGAACGGCGACAGCTCCTTAACGCACCGGCAACATGAGCGCACCCCCTCCCCGTAAAGACCCCGTAGAACAACCCCCGAAGAACTGAAGAAAGGCGGCGCCCGTGCGATTGCGCACCCCCCTCGCCCTGGCCGGGGCGGCACTCCTGGTGCTCGTGGGGCCACCGCTGCTCACCACGGGCAGCGGCTCCGACACCGGCACCAAGATCCCCGGCCTGCGCTTCATGGTCCCCAACGCCCCCGGCAGCGGATACGACGTCACCGCCCGCACCGCCGTCAAGAACGCCGAGGAGCACGAGCTCGCCGACGGCGTCGAGGTCTTCAACCTCCCCGGCGCGGGCGGCACCGTCGGCCTCGCCCGGCTCGTCGCCGACCACGGCAACGGCAGGTCCGTGATGTCGATGGGCCTGGGCGTCGTGGGGGCCGTCCACTCCAACAAGGCCCCCAAGACCCTCGCCGACACCACCCCCATCGCCCGGCTCACCGAGGAGCAGGACATCGTGGTGGTCGGCAAGGACTCCCCGTACAAGTCGATCAAGGACCTCGTGGCTGCCTGGAAGGCGCACCCGGCGAAGGTCCCGGTCGGCGGCGGGTCCTCGCCCGGCGGCCCCGACCACCTCGCGCCGATGCTGATGGCGCGCGCCGCCGGGATCAAGCCGAAGGACGTCAACTACGTCCCCTTCGACGGCGGCGGCGAACTCCTCGCCTCCGTCCTCGGCAACAAGGTCGCCTTCGGCGTCTCCGGCGTGGGCGAGTACCTCGACCAGATCAAGGCCGGTGAGCTGCGCCTCCTCGCGGTCACCGGGGCCAAGCGGGTCCCCGGCCTCGACGCGCCGACGCTGCGCGAGTCCGGCATCGACACCGCGTTCACCAACTGGCGCGGGATCGTCGCACCGCCCGGCCTCACCGACGCCGAACGCACCAAGCTGATCGGCCTGTTCGAGAAGCTGCACGCCTCGAAGGGATGGCAGGACTCCTTGAAGAAGAACGGCTGGGACGACGCCTTCCTCACCGGGGACGAGTTCGGCGACTTCCTCGACAAGGAAGACAAGCGCGTCGACTCCGTCCTGAAGGAGCTCGGGCTGTGAACTCCCTGGAGAAATCCCCCAGTTCGATGGACACGTCGAAGCCTCCGGCGCCCCCCGCCGGACGCGCCGCCTGGCTGCGCGAGCACTCCGAACTCGGCGTCAGCGTCCTGCTGTTCGGCATCGGCGTGCTCGTCCTCACCGACGCCCTCACCCTGCACGTCGAAATCGCCCAGCGCGGCCCGGTCGGCCCGACCACCGTGCCGGTCGTCGTCGGCGGCGCCCTGCTCCTGGTCGCCGTACTGCTCGCCGTGGACGTCCTGCGCGGCGGACGCGGCGAGGCCGAGGGCGGCGAGGACATCGACCTCTCCGAGCCCGCCGACTGGCGTACGGTCCTGCTCCTCGCCGGGGTCTTCCTCGGCAACGCCGCACTCATCGGCCCGCTCGGCTTCCCGATCTCCGGCGCGCTCCTCTTCTGGGGCTCCGCGTACGCGCTCGGCAGCCGCCACCACAGCCGGGACCCGCTGATCGCCGCCGGTCTCGCCCTCTTCACCTACTTCGTCTTCAACAACCTGCTGGGCGTCCCGCTCCCCGGCGGCCCCCTGATGGGAGTGCTGTAAACCTCATGGACTCCCTCAGTTCCCTGATGGACGGTTTCGGAACCGCCCTCACCCCGATCAACCTCCTGTGGGCCGCCCTCGGTGTCCTCCTCGGCACCGCCATCGGCGTGCTCCCCGGCATCGGCCCCGCGATGGCGGTGGCGCTGCTGCTCCCCGTGACGTACGGGCTCGAACCCACCGGCGCGTTCATCATGTTCGCGGGCATCTACTACGGCGCGATGTTCGGCGGCTCGACCACCTCGATCCTCCTCAACACCCCCGGCGAGAGCGCGGCGGTCGTCGCCGCCATGGAGGGCCACCCGATGGCCAAGGCGGGACGCGGCGCGCAAGCCCTCGCCGCCGCCGCCATCGGCCACTTCGCGGGCGGCATGATCGGCACGATCCTGCTGGTCGCCCTCGCCCCCGCGGTCGCGGCCCTCGCCGTCGACATCGGCGCACCCGACTACTTCGCGATCATGGTGCTCGCCTTCATCGCGGTCACCTCCGTCCTCGGCTCCTCCCGCATCCGAGGCATCGCCTCCCTCCTCATCGGCCTCACCATCGGGCTCGTCGGCCTCGACCAGATGACGGGGCAGTCCCGTCTCACCTTCGGCTCCCTCGAACTCGCCGACGGCGTGGACGTCGTCATCGTCGCGGTCGGCCTCTTCGCGATCGGCGAGGCCCTCTGGGTCGCCGCCCACCTCCGGCGCGGCGGCGCGGAAGCGATTCCGGTCGGCCGTCCGTGGCTCGGCAAGGCGGACGTCAAGCGCACCTGGAAGTCCTGGCTGCGCGGCCCGCTGATCGGCTTCCCGTTCGGCGCGATCCCGGCGGGCGGCGCGGAGATCCCCACCTTCCTCTCGTACGTGACGGAGAAGCGCCTCTCGAAGCACAAGGACGAGTTCGGCAAGGGCGCCATCGAGGGCGTCGCGGGCCCGGAGTCGGCCGCCTCCGCGTCCGCCGCCGGAACCCTGGTCTCCATGCTCACCCTGGGCCTGCCGACCACCGCCGTCGCCGCGGTCATGCTGGCCGCCTTCCAGCAGTA
It contains:
- a CDS encoding tripartite tricarboxylate transporter substrate binding protein yields the protein MRLRTPLALAGAALLVLVGPPLLTTGSGSDTGTKIPGLRFMVPNAPGSGYDVTARTAVKNAEEHELADGVEVFNLPGAGGTVGLARLVADHGNGRSVMSMGLGVVGAVHSNKAPKTLADTTPIARLTEEQDIVVVGKDSPYKSIKDLVAAWKAHPAKVPVGGGSSPGGPDHLAPMLMARAAGIKPKDVNYVPFDGGGELLASVLGNKVAFGVSGVGEYLDQIKAGELRLLAVTGAKRVPGLDAPTLRESGIDTAFTNWRGIVAPPGLTDAERTKLIGLFEKLHASKGWQDSLKKNGWDDAFLTGDEFGDFLDKEDKRVDSVLKELGL
- a CDS encoding tripartite tricarboxylate transporter permease, with the translated sequence MDSLSSLMDGFGTALTPINLLWAALGVLLGTAIGVLPGIGPAMAVALLLPVTYGLEPTGAFIMFAGIYYGAMFGGSTTSILLNTPGESAAVVAAMEGHPMAKAGRGAQALAAAAIGHFAGGMIGTILLVALAPAVAALAVDIGAPDYFAIMVLAFIAVTSVLGSSRIRGIASLLIGLTIGLVGLDQMTGQSRLTFGSLELADGVDVVIVAVGLFAIGEALWVAAHLRRGGAEAIPVGRPWLGKADVKRTWKSWLRGPLIGFPFGAIPAGGAEIPTFLSYVTEKRLSKHKDEFGKGAIEGVAGPESAASASAAGTLVSMLTLGLPTTAVAAVMLAAFQQYGIQPGPLLFEREPELVWGLIASLFVGMVLLLALNLPLAPLWAKLLRIPRPYLYAGILFFASVGAYAVGGEALDLVVLLIIGLIGFGMRRYGLPVLPAVIGVILGPAAEQQLRRALQISDGSVTGLVNTPFSITVYAIVLLLLAWPLLRKLPSPRHR
- a CDS encoding tripartite tricarboxylate transporter TctB family protein, whose translation is MDTSKPPAPPAGRAAWLREHSELGVSVLLFGIGVLVLTDALTLHVEIAQRGPVGPTTVPVVVGGALLLVAVLLAVDVLRGGRGEAEGGEDIDLSEPADWRTVLLLAGVFLGNAALIGPLGFPISGALLFWGSAYALGSRHHSRDPLIAAGLALFTYFVFNNLLGVPLPGGPLMGVL